The following proteins are encoded in a genomic region of Pelodictyon phaeoclathratiforme BU-1:
- a CDS encoding DUF4431 domain-containing protein: MKLKLHVFLSVALCLACSDVFAQSYRYDVPVTLEGVLVSSIADPEITYDEKSHQFPAVRLHKSISVLCAPTETDCQPELGVTLLHLVLKKPDMAKFKSLKGKPVKLNGTLFHSDNGHHFTSVLLDVGSIIP; this comes from the coding sequence ATGAAATTGAAATTGCATGTTTTCTTGTCAGTCGCATTATGTCTTGCTTGTTCCGATGTTTTTGCGCAAAGCTACAGGTACGATGTGCCTGTGACGCTCGAAGGTGTTCTGGTTTCATCGATAGCCGATCCAGAAATTACGTACGATGAGAAATCGCATCAGTTCCCTGCTGTTAGGCTGCACAAATCTATATCGGTGCTGTGCGCACCAACGGAAACCGATTGCCAACCGGAGTTAGGCGTTACTTTATTGCATTTGGTATTAAAAAAACCAGATATGGCTAAATTCAAGAGTTTGAAAGGCAAGCCTGTCAAGTTGAATGGGACTCTGTTCCACTCTGACAATGGTCACCATTTCACGTCGGTGTTATTGGATGTTGGATCAATCATCCCCTAA
- a CDS encoding (2Fe-2S) ferredoxin domain-containing protein, producing the protein MQKQREMPYVAHVFVCTNDRGGEKKSCADNNSQLTKDKLKQAVDEKGWKGKVRISTSGCMGLCGNGSHVMIYPQKVWFSGVLPDDVDEIVSAIERILEDD; encoded by the coding sequence ATGCAGAAACAACGTGAAATGCCTTACGTCGCTCATGTTTTTGTTTGTACCAATGACCGTGGGGGAGAAAAAAAATCGTGTGCAGACAATAACAGTCAACTTACGAAAGACAAGTTAAAACAAGCTGTTGACGAGAAAGGCTGGAAAGGGAAGGTCAGGATTTCCACATCAGGATGTATGGGGCTTTGCGGCAACGGTTCTCATGTGATGATTTACCCTCAGAAGGTATGGTTTTCCGGGGTTCTTCCTGATGATGTGGATGAAATTGTGTCTGCCATCGAACGAATCCTGGAAGATGACTGA
- a CDS encoding cysteine desulfurase family protein, with the protein MKVYFDHNATTPLHPEVKKEMIEAMEMFGNPSSMHSWGREARANVEDARGKVAAFIGADEREIVFVGSGSEANNTVLSLFVCASSQCIPGGKLRGTIITTKIEHPCVLETSECLAHRGARVKYLDVDQYGKIDLDQLAGMLGDDVGLVSVMMANNEIGTLQDIETITKMVHESGAFMHTDAVQAVGKMPVDVRKLGVDFLTLSAHKMYGPKGVGALFVKKGIPYCPLIRGGHQEFGRRAGTENTLGILGMGRAVEMRTLEMQEEEERLLHLKQVLRRGIEERIDDIHVNGHPTDALASTLNVSFMGVEGESILLYLDLQGIAVSTGSACASGSLDPSHVLLATGVNAELAHGSIRFSMGRESSMQEVEYLLDVLPPIIQRIRNMSTAYIKGGLHAATR; encoded by the coding sequence ATGAAAGTATATTTTGATCACAATGCCACAACCCCGCTGCACCCTGAGGTGAAGAAGGAGATGATTGAGGCAATGGAGATGTTTGGCAATCCGTCAAGCATGCACTCGTGGGGGCGTGAGGCAAGGGCAAATGTTGAGGACGCTCGCGGGAAAGTGGCTGCGTTTATTGGCGCTGATGAACGGGAAATTGTTTTTGTCGGCAGTGGTTCGGAAGCCAATAATACGGTGCTCTCGCTTTTTGTCTGCGCATCGAGTCAGTGTATCCCAGGGGGTAAATTGCGCGGCACCATTATTACAACTAAAATTGAGCATCCCTGCGTTCTTGAGACCTCTGAATGTCTTGCTCATCGGGGAGCACGGGTAAAATATCTCGATGTTGACCAGTATGGTAAAATTGATCTTGACCAGCTTGCCGGTATGCTTGGCGATGATGTTGGTCTTGTATCGGTCATGATGGCAAACAATGAAATCGGCACGTTGCAGGATATTGAGACGATCACGAAAATGGTGCATGAGAGTGGAGCGTTCATGCATACCGATGCGGTACAGGCTGTCGGGAAGATGCCGGTCGATGTCCGGAAACTCGGTGTTGATTTCCTTACTCTTTCAGCTCACAAGATGTATGGCCCGAAAGGGGTGGGTGCTCTCTTTGTGAAAAAGGGTATTCCCTACTGTCCGCTCATCCGGGGCGGTCATCAGGAGTTTGGGCGACGCGCAGGAACCGAAAACACTCTCGGAATTCTCGGTATGGGAAGAGCGGTGGAAATGAGAACGCTTGAAATGCAGGAGGAGGAGGAGCGGTTGCTGCATCTGAAGCAGGTGCTGAGAAGGGGTATTGAGGAGCGTATTGATGATATTCATGTTAACGGTCACCCCACTGACGCTCTTGCCAGTACGCTTAACGTTTCGTTTATGGGGGTAGAGGGTGAATCCATTCTTCTCTATCTTGATCTTCAGGGTATTGCGGTTTCAACTGGTTCGGCCTGTGCTTCGGGTTCTCTTGATCCTTCGCATGTGCTTTTGGCGACAGGGGTCAATGCTGAGCTTGCCCACGGTTCGATCCGTTTCAGTATGGGACGCGAAAGTTCGATGCAGGAGGTTGAGTACCTGCTTGATGTTTTACCACCAATAATTCAACGAATAAGAAATATGTCAACGGCTTATATAAAAGGAGGATTGCATGCTGCAACCAGGTGA
- a CDS encoding iron-sulfur cluster assembly scaffold protein, with amino-acid sequence MLQPGEWAYSDKLKEHFMNPKNILQGENTDDFDGVGMEGNLQCGDQMMVVIKVDKEKETITDCQWKTYGCASAIASTSVLSEMVKGRTLDAAFHISPKEVALELGGLPDHKIHCSVLGDKALRSAINNYYTRNGQEEKVKQEQVKVICQCMSITDHDIEDAVLEGARTYFELQERTKLGTVCGQCKDEAELLLEKFKHIHFGA; translated from the coding sequence ATGCTGCAACCAGGTGAATGGGCATATAGCGATAAACTGAAGGAACACTTCATGAATCCCAAGAATATTCTCCAGGGTGAGAATACCGATGATTTTGACGGAGTCGGCATGGAGGGTAATCTGCAGTGCGGTGATCAGATGATGGTGGTTATCAAGGTGGACAAGGAAAAAGAGACCATTACCGACTGTCAGTGGAAAACGTATGGTTGTGCCAGTGCGATTGCCAGTACCTCGGTTTTGTCGGAAATGGTGAAGGGCAGGACGCTCGATGCGGCGTTTCATATCTCTCCCAAGGAGGTTGCTCTGGAACTCGGCGGCCTGCCGGATCACAAGATTCACTGCTCGGTGCTTGGTGACAAGGCGTTGCGTTCGGCTATCAATAACTATTATACCCGCAACGGTCAGGAGGAGAAGGTCAAACAGGAGCAGGTCAAGGTGATTTGCCAGTGTATGAGTATTACTGACCATGATATCGAGGATGCCGTGCTTGAGGGGGCTCGTACCTATTTCGAACTCCAGGAGCGAACCAAACTTGGCACGGTATGCGGTCAGTGCAAGGATGAAGCTGAGCTGCTGCTTGAAAAATTCAAGCATATTCATTTCGGGGCATGA
- a CDS encoding Fic family protein: MLCSADAVTEQVTEQVTEQVTEQVGEDKLLAILEFCSAARSREEIQAFLGLKHREHFRAEILAPLLKAGFLVPTIPEKPNSPKQKYVAVKELGNQ, encoded by the coding sequence ATGCTTTGCAGTGCAGATGCAGTTACCGAGCAAGTCACCGAGCAAGTTACCGAGCAAGTTACCGAGCAAGTCGGAGAGGATAAACTGTTGGCCATATTGGAGTTTTGTTCTGCAGCCAGAAGCAGAGAAGAGATTCAGGCATTCTTGGGATTAAAGCATCGCGAACATTTCCGGGCAGAGATTCTGGCTCCTTTGCTGAAAGCTGGCTTTTTGGTACCGACCATACCGGAAAAGCCCAACAGTCCGAAGCAAAAATATGTTGCTGTGAAGGAGCTGGGAAATCAGTGA
- a CDS encoding redoxin domain-containing protein, which translates to MWDYRNNVLEFIQRGIVVFGISPDSQASHKSFTERNQLPFTLLSETEKKVAKA; encoded by the coding sequence TTGTGGGATTACCGGAACAATGTTCTGGAGTTTATCCAGCGCGGCATTGTGGTATTCGGCATCAGCCCCGACAGTCAGGCATCCCACAAAAGTTTTACCGAGCGCAACCAGCTCCCCTTCACCCTCCTGAGCGAAACCGAAAAAAAAGTGGCAAAAGCCTGA
- a CDS encoding PAS domain-containing protein, translating to MNDERFQDLQGLVKQQSLMMDSVPIQMWFLTDIFTYGRVNQCHADFMGMRKQAIEFKALRYLFPADVAALCEQSNRQVLETRNTVVSEEWLTDSNGVRHLLEITKTPKFDNNGSVQYIVCCAIIITEQRSAAAALKQHEENFRSFIEKTSDIVVIGNCDGKIIYSNPVTSDKLGYSSDELRTIQILDLHPKSVQQEATSILTDMFTGKRTTCPLPLMHKNGTILPVETRVWFGKWNGADCIYGVSQDLGREQEALQKFDKLFRMNPALMAVSSIPDRIFTDVNDAFLRILGYSADEIIGKTGSEIGIFANEEEQERVANTLACYGNIHEVELKVKTKAGVVLDGLFSGDIIESQGVKYYLTVMIDITERKQAEAERQHTIKELRHALNEIKTLRGIVPICASCKKIRDDKGYWEQVEAYVAKHTEAHFSHGICPECMTKLYPEFCKKKDIGITG from the coding sequence ATGAATGACGAAAGGTTTCAAGACCTTCAGGGACTGGTAAAGCAACAGTCTCTGATGATGGATTCAGTGCCAATTCAAATGTGGTTTCTTACAGACATCTTCACATATGGGCGCGTGAATCAGTGCCATGCAGATTTTATGGGAATGCGCAAGCAGGCTATAGAATTCAAAGCACTACGTTATCTGTTTCCGGCAGATGTTGCTGCCCTGTGCGAGCAATCGAACCGCCAAGTGCTTGAAACACGCAACACCGTAGTCTCCGAAGAATGGCTAACAGATTCAAATGGAGTACGGCATCTACTGGAAATTACAAAGACACCCAAGTTTGACAACAACGGAAGTGTTCAATACATCGTTTGTTGTGCAATAATCATCACGGAACAGAGATCGGCGGCGGCCGCACTCAAGCAACACGAAGAAAATTTTCGATCTTTCATTGAAAAAACATCAGATATTGTTGTAATCGGTAATTGCGACGGAAAGATTATATACTCTAATCCCGTAACCTCTGATAAATTGGGTTACAGTTCCGATGAATTGCGCACCATACAAATACTTGATCTACATCCTAAGTCGGTTCAGCAAGAAGCTACATCCATTCTAACTGATATGTTCACCGGCAAACGGACAACTTGCCCCTTGCCACTTATGCATAAGAACGGCACCATCCTTCCCGTTGAAACGCGGGTATGGTTTGGGAAATGGAACGGAGCAGATTGTATTTATGGCGTTTCACAAGACCTTGGCAGAGAACAGGAGGCTTTGCAAAAGTTTGACAAACTCTTCAGAATGAACCCTGCCTTGATGGCTGTAAGCAGCATTCCTGATAGAATATTTACTGATGTCAACGATGCCTTTCTTCGCATACTTGGTTATTCCGCAGACGAGATTATCGGCAAGACAGGCTCGGAAATAGGTATATTTGCGAATGAAGAAGAACAGGAACGGGTCGCCAATACACTCGCTTGCTATGGCAATATCCATGAAGTTGAACTAAAAGTAAAAACAAAGGCAGGAGTTGTTCTCGATGGTCTTTTCTCGGGCGACATTATCGAGAGTCAAGGTGTTAAGTATTACCTGACGGTTATGATTGATATAACTGAACGTAAACAAGCAGAGGCAGAACGTCAACATACCATTAAAGAACTCCGTCATGCATTAAATGAGATTAAGACATTGCGCGGCATTGTTCCTATTTGCGCAAGCTGCAAAAAGATCAGGGATGATAAAGGGTACTGGGAGCAAGTTGAAGCGTATGTTGCAAAACACACAGAGGCGCATTTTTCCCACGGTATATGTCCCGAATGTATGACAAAATTGTATCCGGAATTCTGCAAGAAAAAAGATATTGGAATAACAGGATAG
- a CDS encoding PspC domain-containing protein, with protein sequence MADLRISRKGIIQGEFTLEQIIDGARTGNFLPSDDVLQKGSSSWTKLGNIEGVEFPKPIVPSPLVECEAPPRPPEYSGIYRSSDQKMLTGFCAGIAHRFGIHHGVARFAFVILIIITSSILFWIYWLSLLLPKLPTKDVA encoded by the coding sequence ATGGCAGACTTGAGAATCTCCAGAAAGGGCATAATTCAAGGGGAATTCACTCTTGAACAGATCATTGATGGAGCGCGGACGGGCAATTTTCTGCCTTCGGATGATGTCTTGCAAAAAGGAAGCTCAAGCTGGACGAAGCTCGGCAATATTGAGGGTGTTGAGTTTCCAAAGCCTATAGTTCCGTCTCCGCTTGTGGAGTGTGAGGCTCCGCCCCGTCCACCGGAATACAGCGGTATCTACCGCTCTTCCGACCAGAAAATGCTGACAGGATTTTGTGCGGGGATAGCGCATCGTTTCGGTATCCATCATGGAGTTGCCCGCTTTGCATTCGTCATACTCATCATCATAACCAGTAGCATTTTGTTTTGGATTTACTGGCTAAGCCTTCTCTTGCCCAAGTTGCCGACGAAAGATGTAGCTTGA
- a CDS encoding addiction module protein — protein MKHITATDTLELSVPERIQLVEDIWDTISNEPEAVKLSHEEKKIIDERLEAYHRNPTLGAPWKDVYKRIVSKQ, from the coding sequence ATGAAACATATAACCGCTACGGACACCCTTGAGTTATCAGTCCCGGAGAGAATTCAACTGGTAGAAGACATATGGGATACGATATCTAACGAACCTGAAGCTGTCAAGTTATCGCACGAAGAAAAAAAAATAATTGATGAACGTTTGGAAGCATATCACAGAAACCCCACATTAGGTGCTCCGTGGAAAGATGTTTATAAGAGAATAGTATCTAAGCAATGA
- a CDS encoding IS4 family transposase encodes MYTGKTIFAQLQEHLPIHQFRVCVKRYGGNHKVQSFTCLDQYLCLFFAQLTYRESLRDITTCLLGMQNKLYHMGIRGTIARSTLADANEKRDWRIYQDFAQILIHKARELYCKDSFGVTLDETVYALDSTTIDLCLSLFPWAKFRTHKGAVKIHTLLDLRGSIPSFIAITDGKVHDVNILDMLIIEPGSFYIMDRGYIDFERLFHINESQAFFVTRGKSNLSFRRQYSHSVNESTNVRCDQTIMLTSVKSAKEYPDKMRRIKYADPETGKLYVFLTNNFILPAQVIAQLYKSRWKIELFFKWIKQHLRIKAFYGTSENAVKTQIWTAISVYVLIALIKKRMNLDISLYTFLQILSVSVFEKVDINQLVTNSAGTIENTYASN; translated from the coding sequence ATGTATACAGGAAAAACCATTTTTGCTCAACTCCAGGAACATTTGCCTATTCATCAATTTAGAGTTTGTGTCAAACGTTACGGAGGTAATCATAAGGTACAATCGTTTACCTGCCTGGATCAATATCTCTGTTTATTTTTTGCTCAATTAACCTATCGAGAAAGTCTTCGAGATATTACAACCTGTTTACTTGGTATGCAAAATAAACTCTATCACATGGGCATACGAGGTACAATAGCACGAAGTACATTAGCCGATGCAAATGAAAAAAGAGATTGGAGGATTTACCAGGATTTTGCGCAAATCCTGATACATAAAGCACGAGAACTATATTGTAAAGATTCATTTGGCGTGACACTTGATGAAACTGTTTATGCTTTAGATTCGACAACGATTGATTTGTGTCTTTCCTTGTTTCCTTGGGCAAAGTTTCGGACACACAAAGGGGCTGTTAAAATACACACATTATTAGACTTACGGGGCAGTATTCCTTCTTTTATAGCCATTACTGATGGCAAGGTTCACGATGTAAATATCCTCGATATGCTAATTATTGAGCCGGGTTCTTTCTACATTATGGATCGTGGTTATATTGACTTTGAGCGATTGTTTCATATTAATGAATCTCAAGCATTCTTTGTCACAAGAGGTAAATCAAATTTAAGTTTTAGACGACAATACTCTCATTCAGTCAATGAATCTACCAATGTTCGATGTGACCAAACTATAATGCTTACAAGTGTTAAATCAGCAAAAGAATATCCGGATAAGATGAGAAGAATCAAGTATGCTGATCCTGAAACTGGTAAACTTTATGTGTTTTTAACAAATAATTTTATTCTTCCTGCTCAGGTCATTGCACAACTTTATAAAAGCAGGTGGAAGATTGAGCTTTTCTTTAAATGGATTAAACAACATTTGCGAATTAAGGCGTTTTATGGTACTTCAGAAAACGCTGTTAAAACACAAATTTGGACAGCAATCTCAGTATATGTGCTTATTGCATTAATAAAAAAACGCATGAATTTAGATATATCTCTCTACACTTTTCTACAAATCCTGAGTGTCAGTGTTTTTGAGAAAGTCGATATAAATCAATTAGTTACGAATTCTGCTGGCACAATTGAGAACACCTATGCCTCTAACTAG
- a CDS encoding methyltransferase family protein, producing MVAIFFGLFFLLWATYTQWFIGKGTPAPNAPTQTLVVVGPYKLCRNPIELGAIFYYTGIGTLFGTLTVGFICGTLGFVFGTLYHKLIEEKELALRFGQDYLAYKKEVPFLFPAIRKSKPGGRFLKS from the coding sequence GTGGTCGCCATCTTTTTCGGATTATTCTTCCTGCTATGGGCGACCTATACCCAGTGGTTCATTGGTAAAGGTACCCCTGCTCCTAACGCACCGACTCAAACGCTGGTGGTAGTTGGTCCGTATAAACTGTGCAGAAATCCAATTGAACTCGGGGCAATATTTTACTATACGGGGATCGGGACTCTATTTGGCACTCTCACTGTTGGTTTCATTTGCGGTACGCTTGGGTTTGTTTTCGGAACTCTCTATCACAAACTTATTGAAGAGAAGGAGCTGGCGTTACGTTTCGGTCAGGATTACCTTGCCTATAAAAAAGAGGTTCCTTTTTTATTTCCAGCTATCAGGAAATCCAAACCAGGTGGGAGGTTCCTGAAATCGTGA
- a CDS encoding HNH endonuclease yields MNDVLLVNITWNPKNWTNRYINPRAGHEYARQNAGHESLNFKFDKRDIDTEKFIHGFVQWTNPPKKFQNGGLIIFYTKNIDYKKGQVVGVYGKSEIIDPQQHFVVKGFQNNQYSINIRAEKRFSILFPVPLSADNYKAKSSDRMVPQVGFTYKDNIFAKKILYDELVELSNTGILQSDYKKLSDIYEYYVEEKFELPYCSQDEKEQEELAQFYKQAKIKEEILDELNNLQPSDSEEIIVNKKTYKRDNKTIAQIKILRDFKCQICGVTITKKDRSKYIEAAHIKAKHQKGRETIDNIILLCPNHHKEFDLGDRIIKSHDSNFIDFVLNGQQYKISLTTGQ; encoded by the coding sequence ATGAATGATGTTCTGCTTGTAAATATTACATGGAACCCGAAAAACTGGACAAACAGATATATTAATCCACGAGCAGGGCATGAATACGCCAGACAAAATGCTGGACACGAATCACTCAACTTCAAATTTGATAAACGAGATATTGATACAGAAAAATTTATACACGGTTTCGTTCAATGGACAAATCCCCCAAAAAAGTTTCAGAACGGAGGATTAATTATTTTTTACACAAAAAATATTGACTATAAAAAAGGACAAGTTGTGGGAGTCTACGGCAAATCCGAAATTATTGATCCGCAACAGCACTTTGTTGTTAAAGGTTTTCAAAACAACCAATATAGCATTAACATCAGAGCCGAAAAGCGGTTTTCGATTTTATTCCCTGTTCCCCTTTCTGCAGACAATTACAAAGCCAAATCAAGTGACAGAATGGTTCCACAAGTTGGATTCACTTATAAAGACAACATATTTGCGAAAAAAATTCTCTATGATGAACTTGTAGAATTATCTAACACAGGTATTTTGCAATCCGATTACAAAAAGCTCTCTGATATTTACGAATACTATGTCGAAGAAAAATTCGAACTTCCGTATTGCTCGCAAGACGAAAAAGAGCAGGAAGAACTTGCCCAATTCTATAAACAAGCAAAGATAAAAGAAGAAATTCTTGATGAGCTAAATAATCTACAACCGTCGGATAGTGAAGAAATTATTGTGAACAAAAAAACATATAAACGAGACAATAAGACAATTGCTCAAATAAAAATTCTTCGGGACTTCAAATGCCAAATTTGCGGAGTAACAATTACAAAAAAGGATCGCAGTAAATATATCGAAGCGGCGCACATCAAAGCGAAGCATCAAAAAGGCAGAGAGACTATAGATAATATAATTTTACTTTGCCCCAACCACCACAAAGAATTTGACTTAGGCGATAGAATAATAAAATCACACGATAGCAATTTTATTGATTTTGTACTCAACGGGCAACAGTACAAAATCAGTTTGACAACAGGACAATAA
- a CDS encoding Shedu immune nuclease family protein, which yields MKISDEELRRVVLSNVQAQALFQDNQELFAEVIRSAVTKEDVVAVGYRKRQLQVFQQLLENDEYFKTVKTQKQCNSEAVWQKFFEKNPWIFGYGLSYIQLSTLDDRKLEQVVHGHTVSEHGKRVDALLKTRGVISSLCFVEIKTHKTELLKSRPYRVGCWSPSDELSGAIAQVQGTVVLATETIKSKLALTDDVGNPTGEEAFNYMPKSFLVVGSLHEFVGDHGVNQERYRSFELFRRNTNSPEIVTFDELYERARFIVHQNET from the coding sequence ATGAAAATTTCTGACGAGGAACTGCGCCGAGTCGTACTTTCCAACGTCCAAGCTCAAGCTCTTTTCCAAGATAATCAAGAGCTATTCGCTGAAGTCATTCGTTCAGCCGTAACAAAGGAGGATGTTGTAGCTGTCGGGTATCGCAAGCGTCAATTGCAGGTTTTCCAGCAACTTCTTGAAAATGACGAATACTTCAAAACGGTCAAGACGCAGAAGCAATGTAACAGCGAAGCAGTGTGGCAAAAATTCTTTGAGAAAAATCCGTGGATTTTTGGCTACGGATTAAGCTACATCCAATTATCCACCCTTGATGACAGGAAACTTGAGCAAGTGGTTCACGGTCACACAGTATCAGAGCACGGAAAGAGAGTGGACGCGCTGCTTAAAACTCGCGGGGTTATCTCAAGCCTCTGCTTCGTCGAGATAAAGACACACAAGACAGAGTTACTCAAATCCCGGCCCTATCGGGTTGGTTGTTGGTCACCATCAGATGAGCTTTCGGGCGCTATCGCGCAGGTTCAAGGCACCGTTGTACTCGCCACTGAAACGATAAAATCCAAACTCGCTCTCACGGATGATGTTGGAAATCCAACTGGCGAAGAGGCTTTCAACTACATGCCCAAATCTTTTCTTGTTGTTGGCAGCCTTCACGAGTTCGTCGGTGACCACGGCGTAAATCAGGAGCGGTATCGTTCGTTCGAACTGTTCAGGCGCAATACAAACAGCCCGGAAATAGTTACGTTCGACGAACTTTACGAACGAGCACGATTCATCGTTCACCAAAATGAAACCTAA
- a CDS encoding peroxiredoxin translates to MIAEQTKAPAFTLPDSAGKQISLSDFAGKKVLIIFYPGDDTPVCTAQLCDYRNNVLEFTKRDIVVLGISSDSQASHKSFAERNKLPFSLLSDTEKSVAKAYDALGFLGMSQRAYVLVDENGVVLLAYSDFLPIIYQPMKDLLAKIDAA, encoded by the coding sequence ATGATAGCAGAACAGACAAAAGCACCAGCATTTACCCTTCCCGATTCCGCAGGGAAACAGATCTCTCTCTCAGACTTTGCCGGAAAAAAAGTACTCATCATCTTCTACCCCGGTGACGATACCCCGGTCTGCACCGCCCAGTTGTGCGATTACCGGAACAATGTTCTGGAATTTACCAAACGCGACATTGTAGTGCTCGGCATCAGCTCCGACAGTCAGGCCTCCCACAAAAGCTTTGCTGAACGCAACAAACTTCCCTTCTCCCTTTTAAGCGACACCGAAAAAAGCGTAGCAAAAGCCTATGACGCCCTCGGTTTTCTCGGTATGTCGCAACGCGCCTATGTGCTTGTTGATGAAAATGGGGTCGTCTTGCTCGCCTACAGCGACTTTCTGCCCATCATCTATCAGCCAATGAAGGATCTGCTGGCAAAAATCGATGCGGCGTAG
- the tsaA gene encoding tRNA (N6-threonylcarbamoyladenosine(37)-N6)-methyltransferase TrmO, translating into MNFQIQQIGTIFSPYKTKAECPIQGSVVPDGKGRIELFAEYVEGLETIETFSHLILFYIFDRAEVIQLSRPTFLDDAAHGVFVSRHPCRPNRIGMSIVKLEKRTNNILDVSEIDILDNTPLVDIKPYLPRFDYRENANNGWTETKELREKPKHRE; encoded by the coding sequence ATGAATTTTCAAATACAACAAATCGGTACCATATTTTCACCCTATAAAACGAAAGCAGAGTGCCCGATTCAAGGAAGTGTTGTGCCTGACGGGAAAGGGCGGATTGAGCTTTTCGCGGAATATGTTGAGGGATTGGAAACAATTGAAACTTTTTCACATCTGATCCTTTTCTATATTTTCGATAGAGCTGAAGTGATTCAATTGTCCCGACCAACATTCCTTGATGATGCAGCTCATGGAGTCTTTGTTTCCCGTCACCCTTGTCGGCCGAATCGAATCGGGATGTCTATCGTAAAGCTGGAGAAAAGAACGAACAATATCCTCGATGTAAGCGAGATAGATATATTAGACAATACGCCTCTTGTTGACATAAAGCCATATCTTCCCCGATTTGATTATCGGGAAAATGCCAATAACGGATGGACGGAAACAAAAGAATTGCGAGAAAAACCGAAACACAGGGAATAA